One Brevibacillus choshinensis genomic window carries:
- a CDS encoding substrate-binding domain-containing protein, producing MHETVSSWKVGSSGPVGIFGTGRMQRRRLGREWCWIVRGGQSGGAATPAPTEKVIGMSFPAADHGWLGAVIKNAEDEAKAEGLKYVITTAADPNKQTNDIEDLISKKVSAIVMLPIESAAMTPVAKKVKEAGIPLIVVDRELESDDFTALVKGDNTGIGTHAGKYLVDKLGGKGKIVEIIGVPSSVTTMRSDGFREAIKDHPDMQVIVSQSGDFQKEKSLNVMQNILQSQPQIDAVYTHDDEMALGVLQAIKEAKRTDIKVVTGAGGHKDVYKLIKDGDPLMQATFTYSPLMVKDAVKLAADIVGGKTPAEKVTMLEATPITKDNIDKFYDPNANY from the coding sequence ATGCATGAAACGGTTTCATCTTGGAAAGTGGGCAGCTCTGGCCCTGTCGGCATTTTTGGCACTGGCAGGATGCAGCGGCGGCGGCTCGGCAGGGAATGGTGCTGGATCGTCAGGGGAGGACAGAGTGGAGGAGCAGCCACGCCAGCCCCTACCGAAAAAGTGATCGGGATGTCATTCCCTGCGGCTGATCACGGGTGGCTGGGTGCTGTCATTAAAAATGCGGAGGACGAAGCCAAGGCGGAAGGCCTCAAATACGTGATCACGACCGCTGCTGACCCGAACAAACAGACCAATGATATCGAAGACCTGATCTCGAAAAAGGTCTCAGCCATCGTGATGCTCCCTATCGAGTCAGCAGCGATGACGCCGGTCGCCAAAAAAGTCAAGGAAGCGGGAATCCCGCTGATCGTGGTAGACCGCGAGCTGGAGAGCGATGATTTTACTGCTCTCGTAAAAGGAGACAACACAGGAATCGGCACACATGCAGGGAAGTATCTCGTCGACAAGCTTGGGGGAAAAGGCAAGATCGTGGAAATCATCGGCGTACCGAGCTCCGTGACGACCATGCGAAGCGACGGCTTCCGAGAAGCTATCAAGGATCATCCGGACATGCAGGTCATTGTCAGCCAGTCCGGCGATTTCCAAAAGGAAAAGTCTCTGAATGTAATGCAGAATATTCTGCAATCTCAGCCGCAGATCGATGCTGTCTACACGCATGATGACGAGATGGCGCTGGGTGTGCTCCAGGCAATCAAGGAAGCCAAACGCACGGATATCAAAGTCGTCACCGGAGCAGGCGGACACAAAGATGTCTACAAGCTGATCAAAGATGGAGATCCGCTCATGCAAGCGACTTTCACGTATTCGCCTTTGATGGTAAAGGATGCGGTCAAGCTGGCCGCTGATATCGTGGGCGGCAAGACCCCGGCAGAAAAAGTCACGATGCTGGAGGCCACGCCAATCACAAAAGACAATATCGACAAGTTTTACGATCCGAACGCGAATTATTAA
- a CDS encoding general stress protein: protein MISATKPFVKFHKYDQELVSDIQALNSSGYHKDDIWVLKWNPDKNHSNQRNNFYKYSTHFESAVGDIDSKAHFFDNGGEELRTRLEKLGLTKDECSSLFRELQETDYTCLLVVRDLKDNIIKMND from the coding sequence ATGATTAGTGCAACCAAGCCTTTTGTCAAATTCCATAAGTATGATCAAGAACTCGTATCGGACATTCAGGCGTTGAACTCATCGGGCTACCACAAAGACGATATCTGGGTGTTGAAGTGGAATCCCGATAAAAATCACTCCAATCAACGGAACAATTTTTATAAATACAGCACGCATTTTGAAAGTGCTGTGGGGGATATCGACAGCAAAGCCCACTTTTTTGACAATGGGGGAGAAGAGCTGCGCACACGTCTGGAAAAGCTGGGCCTGACCAAGGACGAATGCTCCTCTCTCTTCCGTGAGCTGCAAGAGACCGACTATACATGTCTGCTGGTTGTTCGGGATCTCAAGGACAACATCATCAAGATGAACGATTAA
- a CDS encoding metallophosphoesterase family protein: MERILVISDIHGELEKWESLLRKVNYNHEKDQLILLGDYVDRGPASRGVLEKVMELHEKGAIVLMGNHDHMMIKSFEQDPVFIERWFRNGAQKTLISYGHAAGEQERGPESLELTPLLEKHVSFLRGLDCYYETEDYIFVHGGVHPTTPLPETDPYTLMWIRNEFHNGYKGEKTVVFGHTPTENLHGKHDVYFGENNIIGIDGGAVFGGQLNCLELPSKKIYSV, from the coding sequence ATGGAACGCATTTTGGTGATCAGTGACATTCACGGCGAGCTCGAAAAATGGGAATCGTTGCTTAGGAAAGTAAATTACAACCACGAAAAAGATCAGCTGATTCTGCTGGGAGACTATGTAGATCGCGGGCCAGCATCCCGAGGAGTGCTGGAAAAAGTGATGGAATTGCACGAAAAAGGCGCCATTGTCTTGATGGGGAATCACGATCACATGATGATCAAATCCTTCGAACAAGATCCCGTATTCATCGAGCGCTGGTTCCGTAACGGTGCGCAGAAAACGTTGATCAGCTATGGTCATGCGGCCGGTGAACAGGAGAGAGGACCAGAGTCATTGGAGCTGACTCCTTTGCTGGAGAAGCATGTATCCTTCTTGCGCGGGCTGGATTGCTACTATGAGACGGAGGATTACATTTTTGTGCACGGCGGTGTTCACCCGACGACTCCATTGCCAGAGACAGATCCGTATACGCTCATGTGGATTCGCAACGAATTTCACAACGGCTACAAAGGCGAAAAAACGGTCGTTTTCGGGCATACGCCTACGGAAAATCTCCATGGCAAGCATGACGTTTACTTTGGCGAGAACAACATCATCGGAATTGACGGCGGGGCTGTTTTTGGCGGCCAGCTGAATTGTTTGGAATTGCCGAGCAAAAAGATATATTCGGTGTAG
- a CDS encoding ATP-binding protein, producing the protein MQIRNVGYWAVPPNNDEFRTVENLYNHIFKYSRNQDGELIALLSEGKLAHEMGLTTAAVKGKRLQDILLKTNEEDIMTIYHKPYEGIVVEIESAIGDRIFWTTLSPIYAEDEIEEVIGTTLEITERKRMEQQLLEAEELYRSLVEDTLVGVYIAYVEHPGFVYVNPRLAEIYGYTQDEMVKMTAADLVIPEERSVIYTHQQRRMDGDQTSIRHQFRGLCKNQTVIDVEVLQKTTMYKGKPAVIGILQDVTERKHAEELIRKSELLSVVGQMAAGVAHEIRNPLTSLKGFVQLLQTFPNGKPEYFQIMLSELDRIEFIISEFLVLAKPQIVHHQPRDIRRMLEQIVMLADTHAILHNVQIVTEIPEMLPSITCEEKQLKQVFLNLMKNAIESMSEGGVVTVAAKHVEDKLLITFTDQGCGIPEESLEKLGEPFFTTKETGTGLGLMVSQKIIAEHGGEIHVRSKMGMGTSMEVQLPLR; encoded by the coding sequence TTGCAGATTCGTAATGTTGGCTACTGGGCAGTTCCGCCGAACAACGATGAGTTTCGTACGGTGGAAAATTTATATAATCATATTTTTAAATATTCACGCAATCAAGACGGGGAGCTCATTGCGCTGTTGTCAGAAGGAAAGCTCGCACACGAAATGGGTCTGACTACCGCAGCTGTCAAAGGGAAACGACTGCAGGATATCTTACTGAAGACCAACGAAGAAGACATCATGACCATTTACCATAAGCCTTATGAGGGCATTGTCGTAGAAATTGAGTCAGCGATCGGGGACCGGATTTTTTGGACCACGCTCTCGCCGATCTATGCGGAGGATGAAATCGAGGAAGTCATCGGGACGACCTTGGAAATTACCGAACGCAAGCGTATGGAGCAGCAGCTGTTAGAGGCGGAGGAATTGTACCGCAGTCTGGTAGAGGACACATTGGTCGGCGTGTATATCGCCTACGTAGAGCACCCGGGTTTCGTTTATGTCAATCCTCGATTGGCTGAGATCTACGGGTATACACAGGATGAGATGGTGAAAATGACGGCTGCCGACCTGGTGATCCCAGAGGAAAGATCGGTCATCTATACTCACCAGCAAAGGCGAATGGATGGTGATCAAACGAGTATTCGCCATCAGTTTCGCGGCTTATGTAAAAATCAGACGGTCATTGATGTGGAGGTCCTGCAAAAGACGACCATGTACAAGGGAAAGCCTGCTGTCATCGGAATCCTGCAGGATGTCACCGAACGCAAGCATGCGGAGGAGCTGATCCGCAAGTCGGAGCTGCTCTCCGTCGTCGGTCAAATGGCAGCAGGCGTCGCTCACGAGATTCGCAATCCGTTAACATCACTAAAGGGCTTTGTCCAGCTTCTTCAAACGTTCCCGAACGGCAAGCCGGAATATTTCCAAATCATGCTGTCGGAGCTCGATCGGATTGAGTTTATCATCAGTGAATTTTTGGTGCTGGCCAAACCACAGATCGTTCATCATCAGCCTCGGGATATTCGGCGCATGCTGGAGCAAATTGTCATGCTTGCAGACACGCATGCCATTTTGCACAACGTTCAGATCGTCACCGAAATACCCGAAATGCTGCCCAGCATTACCTGCGAGGAGAAGCAGCTCAAGCAGGTCTTCCTCAATCTGATGAAAAATGCAATCGAATCGATGTCGGAAGGGGGAGTGGTTACGGTAGCAGCAAAGCATGTGGAGGACAAGCTCCTCATCACGTTTACCGATCAAGGCTGCGGGATCCCCGAGGAGTCATTGGAAAAGCTCGGTGAACCCTTTTTCACTACAAAAGAAACCGGGACAGGGCTTGGCCTCATGGTTAGCCAAAAGATTATCGCGGAGCACGGCGGTGAAATACACGTTCGGAGCAAAATGGGCATGGGGACATCGATGGAAGTGCAATTACCCCTGCGATAG
- a CDS encoding DNA gyrase/topoisomerase IV subunit B: MKETDTLHTLTYTEEDIQVLEGLIAVRKRPGMYIGSTGSRGLHHLLWEIVDNAKDEALAGVNDSIIVTLYKDGSVSVEDHGRGIPTGMHKTGRPVPEVIFTTLHAGGKFGGGGYKKSGGLHGVGSSVVVALSKWLEVEIHREGKIHKQRFAYEVDAKGIEHVGKPVTDLQIVGNTKRTGTTVRFLPDEAVFGNARFDYETIRDRFRETAFLLKKLKMVLIDERGPEKKREEFYFEDGLKSYVSYLNEGKNTLHPIVYFEGEKDNVYVELAFQYNDGYAETLVSYVNSIVTSDGGTHVTGFRNGTTRIFNEFARKKGYLKDKDPNLTGNDLREGFLGVLSLQMADVQFESQTKDKLGNEEARAIVEQIVSEKLGFFLEENPEIGKLLIDKALRSAEIREELRKQREALRGDKKGKTAKKRKSISEKFTPPQYKDSKRNELFLVEGDSAGGSAKQARNSEFQALFSLRGKPLNTEKAKLSEVLANEEFRTILEVLETDIGEEFSIENCAFDKVIIMSDADVDGSHIQTLLLTFFFRYMRPMIAAGHLYIAQPPLYQVRKTSKNGKQTEGIYCWSDYELEQALKQAGRGAEVQRYKGLGEMNADQLWETTMNPETRKLIKVQLEDLAHSEKLVTVLMGDKVPPRREWIESHVTFEMGEDE, from the coding sequence TTGAAGGAAACAGACACACTTCATACGTTGACGTACACCGAAGAAGATATTCAGGTCCTCGAGGGCTTGATCGCCGTTCGCAAACGGCCGGGGATGTACATCGGCTCTACGGGTAGTAGAGGTCTCCACCATCTCCTGTGGGAGATAGTGGACAATGCGAAAGATGAAGCGCTGGCAGGCGTGAATGATAGCATCATCGTTACGCTGTACAAGGACGGCAGCGTGAGCGTGGAAGACCACGGGCGTGGGATTCCTACCGGCATGCATAAAACGGGTCGTCCCGTACCGGAAGTGATCTTTACGACGCTTCATGCCGGCGGTAAGTTCGGCGGCGGCGGGTACAAAAAGAGCGGGGGACTTCACGGGGTTGGTTCAAGTGTCGTTGTGGCCTTGTCCAAATGGCTGGAAGTAGAAATTCACCGCGAAGGTAAAATACATAAACAACGTTTTGCCTACGAGGTAGATGCAAAAGGGATCGAGCATGTAGGGAAACCGGTGACGGACCTTCAAATCGTAGGGAATACCAAGCGCACGGGAACAACGGTCCGCTTCTTGCCAGATGAGGCCGTTTTTGGAAACGCTCGCTTTGATTACGAGACCATTCGCGATCGGTTCCGTGAAACTGCGTTCTTGCTGAAAAAGCTGAAGATGGTCTTGATCGATGAACGCGGTCCTGAGAAAAAACGTGAAGAATTTTACTTCGAAGACGGGCTCAAATCGTACGTATCCTATCTGAATGAGGGCAAAAACACCTTGCACCCGATCGTGTACTTCGAAGGGGAAAAGGACAACGTCTACGTAGAGCTCGCTTTCCAATACAACGACGGCTATGCCGAGACTCTCGTTTCCTACGTCAACTCGATTGTGACGAGCGACGGGGGGACGCATGTGACGGGGTTCCGGAATGGTACGACCCGGATCTTCAACGAATTTGCCCGGAAAAAAGGGTACTTGAAAGACAAGGACCCGAATCTGACAGGAAATGATCTGCGCGAAGGCTTCCTCGGCGTCTTGTCGCTGCAAATGGCGGATGTGCAATTTGAATCGCAGACGAAGGACAAGCTGGGGAACGAAGAAGCACGCGCGATCGTGGAGCAGATCGTATCTGAGAAGCTGGGCTTCTTCCTGGAAGAAAACCCGGAAATCGGCAAGCTTTTGATCGACAAGGCATTGCGTTCCGCTGAAATCAGGGAAGAGCTGAGAAAGCAGCGGGAAGCGCTCCGCGGGGACAAAAAAGGCAAAACCGCCAAGAAACGCAAGTCGATTTCGGAGAAGTTCACACCTCCCCAATACAAGGATTCCAAGCGCAATGAATTGTTCCTTGTGGAGGGGGATTCCGCAGGCGGCTCCGCCAAGCAGGCGCGCAACTCCGAGTTTCAGGCGCTGTTCAGCTTGAGGGGAAAACCGCTCAACACGGAAAAGGCGAAGCTCTCGGAAGTATTGGCCAATGAAGAATTCCGCACCATTCTGGAAGTGCTCGAGACCGACATCGGCGAAGAGTTTTCCATCGAGAATTGTGCATTTGATAAAGTCATTATCATGTCCGATGCGGACGTCGATGGTTCACATATTCAGACGCTGCTGTTGACTTTCTTCTTCCGCTACATGCGTCCGATGATTGCGGCGGGACATCTGTATATCGCTCAGCCACCGTTGTATCAGGTGAGAAAAACGAGCAAAAACGGGAAGCAGACGGAAGGTATTTACTGTTGGAGCGATTACGAGCTGGAACAGGCGCTCAAACAAGCTGGCCGAGGAGCAGAGGTCCAGCGTTACAAAGGTCTGGGTGAGATGAACGCGGATCAGCTGTGGGAAACCACGATGAATCCGGAAACACGAAAGCTGATCAAAGTGCAGCTCGAGGACCTTGCTCATTCGGAAAAACTCGTCACCGTCTTGATGGGCGACAAAGTACCTCCCCGTCGCGAGTGGATCGAAAGCCACGTTACCTTTGAGATGGGAGAGGATGAATAA
- a CDS encoding LacI family DNA-binding transcriptional regulator, whose amino-acid sequence MATIQDVAKEAGVSVATVSRVLNQHASVSAKTRAKVEDVIERLQYNPNMLGRNLRCSQSRMLLVLVPSISNPFYSKIVQGIEDIARRNQYNTLLCTTDSDVERENVYLDLLRNRMADGVISMDPAVDLANIRQLGEEYPVIQCCEYSETDQTPYVSIDNQTAAYKAVKHLLMMGHKKVAIINSDERFLYARHRKEGYLLALEEFDIPVDPHYLIHTDLHFESGHRAMKSLLGLEDRPTAVFAVSDTLAIGALRSIKEAGLKVPDDMAVVGFDNIPFASMMNPSLTTVAQPMYEIGCEAARMLIKRIAAPQDRVESIVMDYELIIRESTMG is encoded by the coding sequence ATGGCAACGATACAAGACGTAGCAAAGGAAGCGGGTGTCTCCGTCGCCACCGTTTCCCGCGTATTAAATCAGCACGCATCTGTCTCTGCAAAAACGAGAGCAAAAGTAGAAGATGTCATTGAACGACTGCAGTACAACCCCAACATGCTTGGACGAAACCTCCGTTGTTCCCAAAGTCGGATGCTGCTCGTCCTCGTTCCCAGTATCTCCAACCCGTTTTACTCCAAGATCGTGCAAGGAATTGAAGACATCGCACGCCGCAATCAATACAACACCCTCCTATGCACGACCGACTCCGATGTAGAGCGAGAAAACGTATATTTGGATCTTTTGCGCAATCGCATGGCAGATGGCGTCATTTCGATGGACCCCGCTGTGGATTTGGCGAACATCCGCCAGCTGGGGGAAGAGTATCCCGTCATTCAGTGCTGCGAATACAGCGAAACGGATCAAACGCCTTATGTTTCCATCGACAACCAGACTGCAGCCTATAAAGCTGTCAAGCATCTGCTGATGATGGGGCATAAGAAAGTGGCCATCATCAATTCGGATGAGCGCTTCCTGTACGCGCGGCATCGCAAGGAAGGCTATTTGCTAGCTCTGGAGGAATTTGACATCCCTGTAGATCCACACTACCTCATTCATACGGATTTGCATTTTGAAAGCGGGCATCGAGCCATGAAGTCGTTGCTAGGACTGGAAGACCGCCCGACCGCGGTATTTGCGGTCTCGGACACGCTGGCCATCGGGGCCTTGCGCAGCATCAAGGAAGCAGGGCTGAAGGTCCCGGACGACATGGCGGTCGTTGGATTTGATAACATTCCGTTTGCCAGCATGATGAATCCCAGCCTGACGACCGTCGCGCAGCCCATGTATGAGATCGGCTGTGAGGCGGCGCGGATGCTGATCAAGCGCATTGCAGCGCCGCAAGATCGAGTGGAGAGCATCGTCATGGACTATGAGCTGATCATCCGAGAATCGACGATGGGGTAA
- a CDS encoding DUF1292 domain-containing protein, protein MTEENKDLELGDIITLDDENGEPLGDFEVIALFDLNGKEYIALTEAIEDEESEEELDEEVDIFVFQVDGGEMVPLEEDEESTVYAKLNEVLEGIELIKED, encoded by the coding sequence TTGACGGAAGAAAATAAAGATCTCGAATTGGGCGACATCATTACTCTGGATGACGAAAATGGTGAACCGTTGGGTGATTTTGAAGTAATCGCATTGTTCGACCTGAACGGTAAAGAATATATTGCCTTGACTGAAGCCATTGAAGATGAAGAAAGCGAAGAAGAACTGGACGAAGAAGTGGATATCTTCGTTTTCCAAGTGGATGGCGGCGAAATGGTTCCGCTGGAAGAAGACGAGGAGAGCACTGTATACGCAAAGCTCAACGAAGTCCTCGAAGGCATCGAACTGATCAAGGAAGACTAA
- the parC gene encoding DNA topoisomerase IV subunit A, with product MLSNQIIEQSFAEIMGKRFGDYANLVILSRAIPDARDGLKPVQRRILYAMYEEGNTNDKPYRKSAKTVGFVMGTYHPHGDSAIYETMVRMAQWWKMRHVLIQGHGNFGSLDADPPAAMRYTESRLSALANEMTRDIEKDTVTFIPNYDNSAQQPAVLPSRFPNLLVNGASGIAVGFATDIPTHNLGEIIDAAVAQMKNPSITLEELMEYVKGPDFPTGAIVQGVSGIKKAFETGRGQFIIRAKTHVEEPKGGKIKKIVISEIPYEVVKSKLVAQIDELVMERKIEGAIAVRDETGRKEAELKKVRIVVDIRKEADEQAILNYLYKNTDLQIYYNYNMNVIHEGTIKQMGLKPLLGAYIDHQKEVVTRRSQFDLDKKQHREHIVQGLIRAKSILREIVDTIMDSEDRADAKRNIMEKYGFTDLQADAILAIQLASLTRLDIVKLEKELATLAKEIEELQSILASEKKLIQVITGELNEIKKKYAEPRLTEIQGEIEEIKIDIAMQINAEDCIVTLTNEGYIKRSSPRSFKSMGGTIETCGVKEGDRVRHFVETNTSHTALFFTQDGKYFATLVNSFPDDKWKDIGSALVNVIPLEKQQKIVGFTIVESFKQPLYVYHVSRLGLIKKTALSEYETNRSGALVAAKLKSEDDEFITAFVADDEGGILGATRDGMGIRFLRSEVSPTGRASSGVKAIALAAGDEAIMMLPVEEDDSRAFSLLTTEGVVKRTTISDIPLQGRAGKGVQLIRKRKNNPHQLISMSIEETMYAWTSQNEWSLVETSQVIVNEQGGIGRSVVEGGAKAVVFETVLPTDETREDHGKGPGEGSTSPQKASGNQVSLFDEASGEEKE from the coding sequence ATGCTGTCCAATCAAATTATCGAACAAAGCTTTGCTGAAATCATGGGCAAGCGCTTCGGCGATTACGCCAATCTGGTCATCCTCTCCCGTGCCATTCCCGATGCGAGAGATGGCCTCAAGCCCGTACAGCGCCGCATTTTGTACGCGATGTACGAAGAGGGCAACACCAATGACAAGCCGTACCGCAAATCGGCGAAAACAGTCGGTTTCGTAATGGGTACGTACCATCCGCACGGGGACTCTGCCATTTATGAGACCATGGTGCGGATGGCGCAATGGTGGAAAATGCGCCACGTGCTGATCCAAGGGCACGGTAACTTCGGAAGCTTGGACGCGGACCCGCCGGCAGCGATGCGTTATACGGAGTCCCGACTGTCTGCGCTGGCAAACGAAATGACGCGCGATATCGAAAAAGATACCGTTACGTTTATTCCGAACTACGACAACTCGGCGCAGCAGCCTGCGGTATTGCCTTCCCGCTTTCCGAATTTGCTGGTGAATGGGGCGTCTGGGATCGCGGTAGGTTTTGCGACGGATATTCCGACCCATAACCTAGGGGAAATCATCGATGCCGCCGTTGCTCAAATGAAAAATCCCTCCATCACTCTCGAAGAGCTGATGGAATACGTAAAAGGCCCTGATTTTCCTACCGGTGCGATCGTTCAAGGGGTATCAGGCATTAAAAAAGCGTTTGAAACGGGACGAGGTCAGTTCATCATCCGTGCCAAAACGCATGTGGAAGAGCCAAAAGGCGGCAAAATCAAAAAAATCGTGATTTCGGAAATTCCTTATGAGGTCGTCAAGTCCAAGCTTGTCGCACAGATCGACGAGCTCGTGATGGAACGAAAGATCGAAGGGGCAATCGCCGTACGCGATGAAACTGGCCGCAAGGAAGCGGAGCTGAAAAAAGTCCGAATCGTCGTCGACATTCGCAAGGAAGCCGATGAGCAGGCGATTCTCAACTACCTGTACAAAAATACAGATCTGCAAATCTATTACAACTACAACATGAACGTGATCCATGAGGGAACGATCAAGCAGATGGGCCTCAAACCTCTGCTGGGTGCGTACATCGATCACCAGAAAGAAGTCGTCACCCGCCGTTCCCAGTTTGACCTCGATAAAAAACAGCATCGGGAGCACATCGTGCAAGGGTTGATCCGCGCGAAGTCCATCCTGCGGGAAATCGTCGATACCATCATGGATTCCGAAGACCGCGCAGATGCCAAGCGCAACATCATGGAGAAGTACGGATTTACCGATTTGCAGGCAGATGCAATTTTGGCCATTCAGCTGGCTTCCTTGACCAGACTGGATATCGTGAAGCTGGAAAAAGAGCTGGCGACCTTGGCAAAGGAAATCGAGGAGCTCCAATCGATCCTCGCTAGCGAGAAAAAGCTGATTCAGGTCATCACTGGCGAGCTGAACGAAATCAAGAAAAAGTATGCGGAGCCGCGCCTGACGGAAATCCAGGGTGAGATCGAGGAAATCAAAATCGATATCGCGATGCAGATCAATGCTGAGGACTGCATCGTGACCCTGACGAATGAAGGGTACATTAAGCGGTCTAGCCCGCGCTCCTTCAAATCGATGGGCGGGACCATCGAAACCTGTGGGGTCAAGGAAGGCGACCGGGTACGTCACTTCGTGGAGACGAATACGTCGCATACCGCGCTGTTCTTCACCCAGGACGGCAAATACTTTGCGACACTGGTCAATTCCTTCCCGGATGACAAGTGGAAGGACATCGGATCAGCCCTCGTCAATGTGATTCCGCTGGAGAAGCAGCAGAAGATCGTCGGATTTACGATCGTCGAGAGCTTCAAGCAGCCTCTATACGTGTATCACGTCAGCCGACTCGGCCTGATCAAAAAGACTGCCTTGTCCGAGTACGAGACCAACCGCTCAGGAGCACTTGTGGCGGCCAAGCTGAAGTCGGAGGACGACGAGTTCATCACGGCTTTTGTGGCAGACGATGAAGGAGGCATTCTCGGAGCGACTCGGGACGGAATGGGCATTCGCTTCCTGCGCAGTGAGGTCAGCCCGACCGGCCGTGCATCGAGTGGGGTAAAAGCCATCGCTCTTGCTGCTGGTGATGAAGCCATCATGATGCTGCCTGTAGAGGAAGACGACTCTCGCGCATTCAGCCTGCTCACGACAGAAGGTGTAGTGAAACGCACCACCATTTCCGACATTCCGCTTCAAGGGCGTGCCGGAAAAGGGGTGCAGCTGATCCGCAAACGGAAGAACAACCCGCACCAGCTGATCTCGATGAGCATTGAGGAGACCATGTATGCATGGACATCCCAGAACGAATGGAGCCTGGTGGAAACAAGTCAGGTGATTGTCAACGAGCAGGGAGGCATCGGCCGTTCCGTGGTGGAAGGCGGCGCCAAAGCTGTCGTATTTGAAACAGTTTTGCCAACCGATGAAACGAGAGAAGACCACGGAAAAGGCCCAGGTGAGGGTTCCACTTCCCCGCAAAAGGCGTCAGGGAACCAAGTCAGTCTGTTTGACGAAGCCTCTGGCGAGGAGAAGGAGTGA
- a CDS encoding sugar phosphate isomerase/epimerase family protein has product MHLGVFTVLFSQKTIEDMLDHVAAHGLEAVELGTGGYPGSSHCPLDELLESEPDRKRLLHAIHSRGLRISALSCHGNPLHPQKAIAQEAHTLLENTMKLAELLEVPVVNTFSGCPGDSEQARYPNWPVAPWPHDFQELLDWQWNEKIYPYWTAIGQEAKSRHIKIGLELHGGFSVHTPGTLLRLRERAGDAIGANLDPSHLWWQGIDPVQAIRILGRESAIHHFHAKDTSMDKSNLSMHGVTDMQPYSKLLDRAWQFRTVGYGHDLKTWADIMSTLRLVGYDYVVSIEHEDGLMSIEEGFSKAVQNLKQILIREPLTEMWWV; this is encoded by the coding sequence ATGCACTTGGGAGTTTTTACAGTCCTCTTTTCCCAGAAAACAATCGAAGACATGCTCGATCACGTTGCCGCCCACGGATTGGAAGCAGTCGAGCTCGGAACGGGGGGATATCCTGGCAGCTCGCACTGCCCCCTGGACGAATTGCTGGAGAGTGAACCCGACCGCAAACGTCTCTTGCATGCGATTCATTCCCGCGGCTTGCGCATCAGTGCGCTCAGCTGTCACGGAAACCCTCTCCATCCGCAAAAGGCAATCGCGCAGGAGGCCCATACCCTCCTGGAAAATACAATGAAGCTGGCAGAGCTGCTGGAAGTGCCCGTCGTCAACACGTTTTCCGGCTGTCCAGGGGATTCGGAGCAGGCCCGTTATCCCAATTGGCCGGTTGCTCCGTGGCCCCACGATTTTCAGGAGCTGCTCGACTGGCAGTGGAACGAGAAAATCTATCCGTACTGGACCGCCATCGGTCAGGAAGCAAAGTCGAGACACATCAAAATTGGCCTCGAGCTTCACGGTGGATTTTCCGTCCATACTCCAGGCACACTCTTGCGTTTACGGGAACGTGCGGGCGATGCGATTGGAGCCAATCTCGATCCGAGCCATTTGTGGTGGCAAGGCATCGATCCTGTGCAAGCGATTCGAATTTTGGGTCGGGAAAGTGCCATTCATCACTTCCATGCGAAGGACACTTCCATGGACAAAAGCAACCTTTCCATGCACGGTGTAACGGATATGCAGCCGTACTCAAAGCTGTTGGACCGTGCCTGGCAATTTCGAACCGTGGGCTATGGGCACGATTTGAAGACGTGGGCGGATATCATGAGTACCCTGCGTCTGGTGGGCTATGATTACGTTGTCAGCATCGAGCACGAGGACGGACTGATGTCGATTGAGGAGGGCTTTAGCAAGGCGGTCCAAAACCTGAAACAAATACTGATCCGTGAGCCGCTGACAGAGATGTGGTGGGTATGA